Proteins encoded together in one Yersinia mollaretii ATCC 43969 window:
- the cbpA gene encoding curved DNA-binding protein translates to MEFKDYYAVMGLEPTASLKEIKTAYRKLARKYHPDVSDEPDAESKFKEVAEAYEVLKDAERRAEYDELRLHRDDPRFGQQQAAYQSGGQQWHSSAGAGDFSDFFESFFANRGASAHHASHRASHGVRGQDLEMELPLFLEETLAEQTRSISYKIPTVDASGFPGAETTKTLKVKIPAGVGDGERIRLKGQGAPGFAGGANGDLFLIIRLAPHPLFDIEGHNLQIVVPLAPWEAALGASVEVPTLTGKINLTIPAGSQSGQRLRIKGKGLVSKKATGDLYAILKVVMPPKPDEKTRALWQQLSEQAAFNPRTGWE, encoded by the coding sequence ATGGAATTTAAAGACTATTATGCCGTGATGGGCCTAGAACCCACCGCCTCCCTGAAAGAGATTAAAACAGCCTACCGTAAGCTGGCGCGTAAATATCACCCAGATGTCAGCGATGAACCCGATGCTGAAAGCAAGTTTAAGGAGGTCGCGGAGGCTTACGAAGTATTGAAAGATGCTGAACGGCGCGCTGAATATGACGAATTAAGGCTGCATCGCGACGATCCTCGTTTTGGTCAGCAGCAAGCCGCCTATCAATCAGGCGGCCAACAGTGGCACAGCAGTGCGGGTGCGGGGGATTTTTCGGATTTCTTCGAATCCTTCTTTGCCAATCGTGGCGCTTCAGCTCACCACGCATCTCACCGAGCCTCTCATGGGGTGCGGGGCCAAGATCTTGAGATGGAATTGCCCCTCTTTTTAGAAGAGACACTGGCAGAGCAGACGCGCTCAATCTCTTACAAGATCCCCACTGTTGATGCTTCGGGCTTTCCGGGTGCAGAGACCACTAAGACCCTGAAAGTGAAAATCCCTGCTGGGGTGGGCGATGGCGAACGTATCCGTCTTAAAGGACAGGGAGCACCGGGTTTTGCAGGGGGGGCCAATGGCGATCTCTTCCTGATTATTCGCCTTGCACCGCATCCACTGTTTGATATTGAGGGTCATAATTTGCAGATTGTCGTGCCGCTAGCCCCATGGGAAGCGGCATTGGGGGCGAGCGTCGAGGTGCCGACCCTGACGGGTAAAATCAACTTAACCATCCCAGCAGGCAGCCAAAGTGGTCAACGACTGCGCATCAAAGGCAAGGGGCTGGTGAGCAAAAAAGCGACTGGCGATTTGTATGCGATCCTCAAGGTGGTGATGCCACCGAAGCCAGACGAGAAAACACGGGCGCTTTGGCAGCAACTGTCAGAGCAGGCAGCATTTAATCCTCGTACTGGGTGGGAGTAA
- a CDS encoding winged helix-turn-helix domain-containing protein: protein MDEIIIGNIIFTPSKRTINKGGAVVKIRNKESEVLSLLCHHYPSSLSREEIEREIWGESYVTDNTLTQTISNLRHALDDKARELVTTIPKKGYCIGIKPDFTSSNSLQDLILTQDDSMVSVKPKSTSLVSKSLSFHYKIIRLIVSIVGFFISFELTSNSHQIKINEVTTLPILVGLDQVLDKDFLSLYQKEPYIFLKKWSDGEYIICKYNNGELLCEKK, encoded by the coding sequence ATGGATGAAATAATCATTGGCAACATTATATTTACTCCTTCAAAAAGAACGATTAATAAAGGGGGAGCTGTTGTGAAAATAAGGAATAAAGAATCTGAGGTGCTATCTTTATTGTGTCACCATTATCCTTCCTCACTTTCTCGTGAGGAAATTGAGAGGGAAATATGGGGTGAGAGCTACGTTACTGATAATACATTAACACAGACTATTAGTAATTTACGTCATGCGCTTGATGATAAAGCTCGTGAGTTAGTCACGACAATTCCAAAAAAAGGATACTGTATTGGTATTAAGCCTGATTTCACTTCATCCAATTCCCTGCAAGATTTGATACTCACCCAAGATGATTCGATGGTAAGTGTCAAGCCTAAATCTACCTCTTTAGTGTCCAAGTCGTTAAGTTTCCATTATAAAATTATCAGATTGATAGTTTCGATTGTTGGTTTCTTTATTTCATTTGAATTAACCTCAAACTCTCATCAAATTAAAATTAATGAAGTGACAACCTTACCCATATTAGTGGGTTTAGATCAGGTTTTAGATAAAGATTTTCTATCCTTATATCAGAAAGAACCCTATATTTTTTTGAAAAAATGGAGTGATGGTGAGTATATTATATGCAAATATAATAATGGAGAGTTATTATGCGAAAAAAAATAG
- a CDS encoding DsbA family protein produces MAGTKLHYIFDPLCGWCYGAAPLAQAAQDIPNLTLVLHGGGMMSGPNRRQIDSQWRGYVMPHDLRITELTGQVFGDAYFNHLLNDTSAVMDSTPPIAAILAAEALAGRGADMLHRIQQAHYVEGRHIANPEVLAELATDIGLSRDLFIDAFSTAQAATTQHIAESRTLLTKVQGHGFPTFILQDEQGKMTVLPASEYYGNPSAWTKMLKSSITY; encoded by the coding sequence ATGGCCGGTACAAAGTTACATTACATTTTCGATCCATTATGTGGCTGGTGCTATGGTGCCGCGCCATTAGCCCAAGCCGCACAAGATATTCCTAATCTGACGCTGGTATTACACGGTGGCGGTATGATGTCTGGGCCAAATCGTCGCCAGATTGATAGTCAGTGGCGCGGTTATGTGATGCCCCATGACCTACGTATTACCGAGTTAACCGGGCAAGTCTTTGGTGACGCCTATTTTAATCATTTACTGAATGATACTTCGGCCGTCATGGACTCCACGCCGCCCATTGCCGCCATTCTGGCAGCAGAAGCACTGGCTGGGCGCGGAGCCGATATGCTGCATCGCATTCAGCAAGCGCATTATGTTGAAGGCCGCCATATAGCAAACCCAGAAGTGTTGGCTGAACTCGCTACGGATATTGGCCTGAGCCGTGATCTGTTTATCGACGCATTCAGCACTGCTCAGGCAGCAACCACCCAGCATATTGCGGAAAGCCGTACTCTACTGACGAAAGTGCAGGGTCATGGTTTCCCGACATTTATCCTGCAAGACGAGCAGGGAAAGATGACGGTTCTCCCCGCCAGTGAGTATTACGGTAATCCATCAGCTTGGACCAAAATGCTGAAAAGCAGCATCACGTATTAA
- a CDS encoding LacI family DNA-binding transcriptional regulator translates to MNGKLKIQEIANQTGLSISTVSRVLAGKANTSAKAKQQVMAYAQSQGILQNLSSGRLMLNNIMVFAPHRAFDVRTDIFYYKVIQGITEAVSRHEVMIRYCGLSETQSDISLFLEKITHPQTEAAIIIGIDDPRIHALAAGVHKPSVLVNCRDKEMSLDSVSPDHQLIGEFSANYLIQQGHRQILTLQCLRRNTMELRLVGIKEAFASHNMSFDDNQHLITTHGFGAEEAELAVTHFIAACQDKQQWPTAILAGGDYMAVGAVNALNKLKISVPDSISVMSMDGFNLAEIHDVPLTAVHVPRDELGAEAIQLLQRRLLRPDAPLSNTLLQGRLVVRSSVKQVNHKRAMSAANKPLDQLYDL, encoded by the coding sequence ATGAATGGAAAGCTAAAAATACAAGAAATAGCCAATCAGACGGGCCTTTCAATTAGCACGGTATCCAGAGTCTTAGCCGGTAAAGCCAACACCAGCGCGAAAGCCAAACAGCAGGTGATGGCTTATGCGCAATCACAGGGAATTTTGCAGAATTTGTCCAGTGGGCGACTGATGCTCAATAACATTATGGTCTTTGCGCCGCACCGGGCTTTCGATGTTCGTACCGACATTTTTTACTACAAAGTCATTCAGGGGATTACCGAGGCGGTCAGCCGTCATGAGGTGATGATTCGCTACTGCGGATTATCGGAAACTCAAAGTGATATCTCGCTATTTTTAGAGAAAATAACCCATCCGCAGACGGAGGCTGCCATTATCATCGGTATTGATGATCCCCGTATCCATGCTTTGGCGGCTGGGGTGCATAAACCCTCGGTGCTGGTTAATTGCCGCGATAAAGAGATGTCACTGGATAGTGTGTCGCCAGACCATCAATTGATTGGTGAGTTCTCTGCCAACTATCTGATTCAGCAGGGGCATCGGCAAATTTTGACACTGCAATGTTTACGCCGTAACACCATGGAGCTGCGGTTAGTGGGGATTAAAGAAGCTTTCGCCAGCCATAATATGAGTTTTGATGATAACCAACATCTGATTACCACCCACGGTTTTGGTGCGGAAGAGGCCGAGCTGGCGGTCACCCATTTTATTGCGGCTTGTCAGGACAAACAGCAGTGGCCGACGGCCATTTTAGCCGGTGGTGACTATATGGCGGTGGGGGCCGTTAATGCGCTGAATAAATTGAAAATAAGTGTGCCCGATAGCATATCGGTGATGAGCATGGATGGCTTCAATCTGGCTGAGATTCACGATGTCCCGCTCACGGCGGTGCATGTTCCTCGTGACGAGTTGGGGGCAGAGGCCATCCAGCTCTTGCAACGACGCTTATTACGCCCAGATGCGCCCCTGAGTAATACCTTATTGCAGGGGCGATTGGTGGTGCGTTCCTCAGTGAAGCAGGTCAATCATAAAAGGGCGATGTCTGCCGCAAATAAGCCGCTGGATCAGCTATATGATCTGTAA
- a CDS encoding SDR family oxidoreductase — protein MNRLSHKYALITGGTSGIGLETARQFLAEGATVAITGRNAAALQAAKTELGESVLLLKSDASHITDQYQLAAQLTKVWPRLDIVYINAGDVTHNPIDRWDESSFDRVLATNLKGPFFLLQSLLPLLANPASVILCGSASVHIGLPQSSVYAASKAGLLSLARTLSGEWAERGIRVNGLSPGPTQTPALQKLGLSGDEQQKMAEQIRQLVPIKRMGTSAELAHAAVFLASDESSFVVGTELRVDGGVSSL, from the coding sequence ATGAATCGCTTAAGCCATAAATATGCACTCATTACCGGAGGAACCAGCGGCATCGGCTTGGAAACAGCTCGCCAATTCCTCGCCGAAGGGGCAACGGTCGCGATCACCGGTAGAAATGCTGCTGCTTTGCAGGCAGCGAAAACCGAACTGGGGGAATCTGTTTTGCTGCTAAAGAGTGATGCCAGCCATATCACCGACCAATATCAGTTAGCGGCACAACTTACGAAAGTCTGGCCTCGTTTGGATATCGTCTATATCAATGCCGGTGATGTTACTCACAATCCAATTGATAGGTGGGATGAGTCTAGTTTTGACCGGGTTCTCGCCACCAATCTGAAAGGCCCTTTTTTCTTGCTGCAATCGCTATTGCCGCTGTTGGCTAACCCCGCGTCAGTCATTCTTTGTGGCTCTGCCAGTGTCCATATCGGTTTACCTCAAAGCAGTGTTTATGCCGCCAGTAAGGCAGGATTACTCTCTCTAGCACGAACTTTATCCGGCGAATGGGCGGAAAGAGGAATTCGAGTCAATGGCTTAAGCCCCGGCCCGACACAAACTCCGGCGCTGCAAAAACTGGGGCTATCGGGTGACGAGCAACAAAAAATGGCCGAGCAGATACGCCAACTGGTGCCGATCAAACGAATGGGGACATCGGCTGAACTTGCCCACGCGGCGGTTTTTCTTGCTTCGGATGAATCCAGTTTTGTTGTCGGGACTGAATTGCGGGTCGATGGTGGTGTTAGCAGCCTTTAA
- a CDS encoding methyl-accepting chemotaxis protein codes for MFSRIRYFVIKVASNVKSLGLFTDGRLGILSGLIVVITLFSTLQLFSIGYLSYISGNTKVNVERANYNHQQELLMDRARMELLIASDKLNRAGIYYMVDKETGSEGSWNSLLSEALQSMQQSQENYSQLSRLSAHDDRPEFIALKESYQQLYQGLAEIAQGLSKNNNIDVFFEVPIQGFQSDFTEKYYHYLQASENKRTLMDTQLLSSLSSAKQTVIAALVLLLCLAFSVWLGVTRWIIKPLNNLILHINVIAAGDLSRPIEHQSFTSREVRQLAASICQMQQGLVALVSQVRGGAEVILTGINQIAVDSHRLSEQTQSQTQSLAATTQSMHQLTLRVKENSISADQANYLANKTKSIASQGGEMMSSVVSSMADISSGSREITEIITLIESVAFQTHILALNAAIEAAHAGEHGRGFSVVAREVGMLAHKSGNSALNIKQLIHNSSSSISAGSSLVARSGDNLMEIIDAVKKVTDLMAEISAASHDQSEGIENITQQVGVINEVTRMNAELVEQSTRASEALQKQTFQLNQSVARFCLPVMTRPAQQGNEQVAVNF; via the coding sequence ATGTTCTCTCGCATTCGGTATTTTGTTATTAAAGTTGCATCAAATGTTAAAAGTCTGGGGCTATTTACTGACGGAAGATTGGGTATATTGTCTGGCCTGATAGTGGTTATTACTCTTTTCTCTACACTACAGCTATTTTCAATAGGGTATTTGTCTTATATATCAGGTAATACGAAAGTTAATGTTGAACGTGCGAATTATAACCATCAACAGGAACTATTAATGGATCGTGCGAGGATGGAGCTATTAATTGCCAGTGATAAGCTTAATCGTGCTGGAATCTATTATATGGTTGATAAAGAAACAGGTTCTGAAGGCAGCTGGAATAGTCTTTTGAGTGAAGCACTGCAATCCATGCAACAATCACAGGAAAACTATAGCCAACTCTCGCGACTCTCTGCCCATGATGATCGCCCGGAATTCATCGCATTAAAGGAGAGTTATCAGCAGTTGTATCAAGGGTTAGCCGAGATTGCGCAAGGGTTATCAAAAAACAATAATATAGATGTTTTTTTTGAAGTACCTATTCAGGGTTTTCAGAGTGATTTTACCGAGAAGTATTATCACTATTTGCAGGCGAGCGAGAACAAGCGAACATTAATGGATACTCAATTATTATCTTCGCTCTCATCGGCAAAACAAACTGTTATTGCTGCCTTAGTGCTATTACTGTGCCTCGCTTTCTCCGTCTGGTTAGGGGTTACCCGCTGGATAATCAAGCCACTCAACAACCTTATTTTACATATTAACGTCATTGCTGCCGGAGATTTGTCTCGCCCGATTGAACATCAGTCATTTACCAGCCGAGAAGTCCGCCAACTGGCGGCAAGCATCTGCCAAATGCAGCAAGGATTGGTGGCACTTGTCAGTCAGGTGCGTGGAGGTGCGGAAGTGATTCTGACGGGCATTAATCAAATTGCGGTGGATAGTCATCGTCTTTCGGAGCAAACACAGTCACAGACCCAATCGCTAGCCGCGACGACACAGAGTATGCATCAGCTCACTCTCCGTGTAAAAGAGAACTCGATCAGCGCCGATCAGGCTAATTATCTGGCAAATAAAACAAAATCTATCGCCAGTCAGGGGGGGGAGATGATGTCGAGTGTGGTGAGTTCCATGGCTGATATCTCTAGCGGATCGAGGGAGATAACCGAAATTATCACGTTGATTGAATCGGTGGCTTTTCAAACCCATATTTTGGCATTAAATGCTGCCATTGAAGCGGCACATGCCGGTGAGCACGGTCGGGGATTCTCTGTTGTTGCGCGAGAAGTGGGTATGTTAGCGCACAAAAGTGGCAATTCTGCGCTGAATATTAAGCAGCTTATCCATAACTCTTCTAGCTCAATATCCGCCGGTTCCAGCCTTGTCGCGCGTTCTGGTGATAATTTAATGGAAATCATAGATGCAGTAAAAAAAGTGACGGATTTGATGGCAGAAATATCGGCTGCATCACACGATCAGAGCGAAGGTATCGAAAATATCACCCAGCAAGTGGGTGTGATAAATGAAGTCACAAGGATGAATGCGGAGTTAGTTGAGCAATCAACGCGGGCCTCCGAAGCACTGCAAAAGCAGACGTTTCAGCTTAATCAATCCGTGGCCCGTTTCTGTTTGCCTGTCATGACGCGACCTGCTCAACAAGGTAATGAGCAGGTCGCGGTCAATTTTTAA
- a CDS encoding winged helix-turn-helix transcriptional regulator yields the protein MTVHQPLTAKNKLVSDRETAAERCPMVQFVELIAGKWAIPILYRLIVTAAPIRFGELQRAIVPITQKELTRQLRAFEQRGLVNRQVYAEVPPRVEYEITPLGKTLKPTLDSLAQWMRDHHKDLDNGL from the coding sequence ATGACAGTTCATCAGCCATTAACAGCAAAAAATAAATTGGTATCTGATCGCGAGACAGCGGCAGAAAGGTGCCCAATGGTGCAATTTGTTGAACTTATCGCCGGGAAGTGGGCCATTCCCATTCTCTATCGCTTGATAGTGACAGCGGCACCGATTCGCTTCGGTGAGCTGCAACGGGCGATTGTACCTATTACCCAAAAAGAGCTTACCCGACAACTGCGTGCCTTCGAGCAACGTGGCTTGGTCAATCGTCAAGTCTATGCGGAAGTCCCACCACGGGTGGAGTATGAAATTACCCCTCTGGGTAAAACATTGAAGCCAACACTGGACTCATTGGCTCAATGGATGAGAGATCACCATAAAGATCTCGATAATGGCTTGTAA
- a CDS encoding winged helix-turn-helix domain-containing protein, protein MYVDTVSVVSGSKFIDINGKGVIDYEKEISLDCCMNKIHFHTKKLTVDINEKQKRLVMCLFNDVNRKQDIIKVVWYENHKSISDNNYHQLIHKFRAHLKSAGIPDGIVKTINRYGLRLDSGILKAMASNKMSDRFLGY, encoded by the coding sequence ATGTATGTCGATACAGTCTCTGTTGTTTCGGGTAGTAAATTCATTGATATCAATGGGAAAGGTGTGATTGATTATGAGAAAGAGATATCACTGGATTGTTGTATGAACAAAATCCATTTCCATACAAAGAAACTCACTGTGGATATTAATGAAAAGCAAAAGAGATTGGTCATGTGCTTGTTTAATGATGTCAATCGTAAGCAGGATATTATAAAAGTGGTATGGTACGAAAATCATAAAAGCATATCTGACAATAATTATCACCAATTAATACATAAGTTCAGAGCCCACCTAAAAAGTGCAGGCATACCTGACGGAATAGTTAAAACGATAAACAGATATGGTCTTAGGCTCGACTCTGGGATCTTAAAGGCGATGGCTTCGAATAAGATGAGTGACCGGTTTCTGGGGTATTAG
- a CDS encoding MBL fold metallo-hydrolase, with the protein MTNKTLLQMTVAGMAIFAAISTANAAEPLKMEVYNPGEKSIFPVSSEIISGETEVALIDTQFQRNDAEVLVKKIQQSGKKLTTIYISQADPDFYFGLDVITKAFPQAKVLATPQTIEEIEATKAGKIAYWGPILKENAPTQVIVPQLLQGKSFTIDGHKIEVEGLDGPSPEKTFVWIPSLKAVVGGVAVSGNIHLWVADNQTAESRQHWLTTLEKIKALKPVTVVPGHYLGNAPHTLASVTFTQNYLTTLNTEIPKAKDSAELISTMKKHYPELKDGSSLELSAKVLKNEMKWPQ; encoded by the coding sequence ATGACTAACAAAACGCTATTACAAATGACCGTCGCCGGCATGGCTATTTTTGCTGCAATATCAACCGCTAACGCGGCTGAACCCCTGAAAATGGAAGTCTACAACCCCGGCGAAAAAAGTATCTTCCCGGTGTCGTCGGAAATTATCAGCGGTGAAACGGAAGTCGCCTTAATTGATACCCAATTCCAGCGCAATGACGCCGAAGTACTGGTGAAGAAGATCCAGCAAAGTGGCAAGAAGCTGACCACCATTTATATCAGTCAGGCCGATCCTGACTTCTATTTTGGCTTGGATGTGATTACTAAAGCCTTCCCACAAGCCAAAGTACTCGCGACACCACAAACTATCGAAGAGATCGAGGCCACTAAAGCGGGTAAAATAGCCTATTGGGGACCCATTCTGAAAGAGAATGCGCCGACTCAGGTGATTGTTCCACAGCTGTTGCAAGGCAAAAGTTTCACCATTGATGGGCACAAAATAGAAGTTGAGGGCTTAGACGGCCCATCACCGGAAAAAACGTTTGTCTGGATTCCCTCATTAAAAGCGGTTGTCGGTGGGGTCGCGGTCTCCGGTAATATCCATCTATGGGTTGCGGATAACCAAACCGCAGAATCACGCCAACATTGGCTGACCACATTGGAAAAAATTAAAGCGCTAAAACCGGTGACCGTCGTGCCGGGCCATTATCTGGGTAACGCACCACACACATTGGCATCAGTGACTTTTACTCAAAACTATTTAACCACGTTAAATACAGAGATTCCTAAGGCAAAAGATTCAGCGGAACTGATTTCGACGATGAAAAAACATTATCCCGAACTGAAAGATGGATCGAGCTTGGAATTAAGTGCCAAAGTGCTGAAGAACGAGATGAAGTGGCCTCAGTAG
- a CDS encoding carbonic anhydrase: protein MSKITGCCSEDNHPNGRRNVLKAALGITAATVIGGIGLGLPQIAYAAALTKEERDKLTPDQIIEGLKQGNKRFVSGKMQQHDYLAQKRGSAEGQFPAAVILSCIDSRAPAEIVLDTGIGETFNARIAGNISNDDLLGSLEFACAAAGAKVILVMGHTACGAIKGAIDNVELGNLTGLLNKIKPAVESTQFDGEKSSKNEKYVDAVAKTNVKHTIDEIRKNSEIIRTLEKDGKIKIVGSMYNLNGGVVEFLM from the coding sequence ATGAGCAAGATAACCGGTTGTTGTTCGGAGGATAATCATCCTAATGGCCGAAGGAACGTGCTAAAAGCTGCATTAGGCATCACTGCTGCCACTGTTATCGGTGGGATTGGGCTGGGGCTGCCACAAATCGCCTATGCAGCGGCCCTGACTAAAGAAGAAAGAGATAAATTAACGCCAGATCAAATTATTGAAGGATTAAAACAGGGCAATAAACGTTTTGTTTCCGGTAAAATGCAGCAACACGATTATCTTGCGCAGAAACGTGGTAGCGCAGAAGGGCAATTCCCAGCGGCTGTCATCCTGAGTTGTATTGACTCCCGCGCGCCGGCAGAAATTGTTCTGGATACCGGGATTGGTGAAACATTCAATGCCAGAATCGCCGGTAACATCTCCAATGATGATTTATTAGGTAGCCTGGAGTTTGCCTGTGCGGCAGCGGGTGCTAAAGTCATCTTGGTTATGGGGCACACTGCTTGTGGTGCGATAAAAGGCGCTATTGATAATGTTGAGCTGGGTAATCTAACGGGTCTTCTCAATAAAATTAAGCCAGCAGTTGAGTCAACTCAATTTGATGGTGAAAAAAGCAGTAAAAATGAAAAATATGTTGATGCCGTTGCGAAAACAAATGTGAAGCACACTATTGATGAGATACGTAAAAATAGTGAAATTATTAGAACATTAGAAAAAGATGGGAAAATAAAAATAGTCGGTAGTATGTACAACTTAAACGGCGGGGTCGTTGAGTTTCTAATGTAA
- the cbpM gene encoding chaperone modulator CbpM — MAEIEITYTVTELCQSTGMMQEELLEVVGLGLIVPLESTDSVWVFDVDALSSLKRAQRLQNELDLDWSGVAMTLTLLERVEQLKKENEQLRRQLDRFLQTS, encoded by the coding sequence ATGGCTGAAATAGAAATCACCTACACTGTGACTGAACTGTGCCAGTCGACGGGCATGATGCAGGAAGAGCTGCTCGAGGTGGTCGGGCTGGGCCTGATTGTGCCGTTGGAATCCACAGACAGTGTCTGGGTTTTTGATGTTGATGCATTGAGCAGTCTTAAACGCGCTCAACGCCTGCAAAATGAGTTGGATCTGGACTGGTCTGGTGTCGCGATGACCTTAACGCTACTTGAGAGAGTTGAGCAGCTAAAGAAAGAGAACGAGCAACTGCGCAGGCAGCTTGATCGCTTTTTGCAAACTTCCTGA
- a CDS encoding prepilin peptidase, whose translation MMDVYRLGYVFLFIIIGLCVGSFLNVIIYRLPIILTGMVSKNSVKYKESDVFKSKINLLFPRSFCPGCFNPLRVEHNIPVFSWLFLRGVTHCCHQRISPRYLIVELLTAILTLAVIYSIKSDYITIASLFLVWALIVLSFIDLDCYLLPDCITFPLLWCGLLFNINNGLSSLPFAVIGAVVGYLFLWLPYWLLKFFRGIEGMGYGDFKLMSALGAWFGLSAIPVLILLSSCFGIMAYIVIHKTSKNKVKYIAFGPYIALSGVIYLLIISDFKQINYGSIF comes from the coding sequence ATGATGGATGTGTATAGGTTAGGGTATGTATTTCTTTTCATCATCATTGGATTATGTGTTGGGAGTTTTTTGAATGTTATAATCTATCGTCTGCCAATCATACTGACAGGTATGGTGTCAAAAAACTCAGTAAAATATAAAGAGTCGGATGTTTTTAAGAGTAAAATCAACCTCTTATTCCCAAGATCATTTTGTCCCGGCTGTTTTAATCCTTTGCGGGTTGAGCATAATATACCTGTTTTTAGCTGGTTGTTTTTAAGAGGTGTAACGCATTGTTGCCATCAAAGGATCAGTCCCCGCTATTTAATCGTGGAGTTATTAACAGCAATATTAACATTGGCTGTCATTTACTCTATTAAAAGTGATTATATTACTATTGCCAGCCTATTTTTAGTTTGGGCGCTTATTGTACTGTCATTCATAGATCTTGATTGCTATCTTCTTCCTGACTGTATTACATTTCCATTGTTATGGTGCGGACTTCTTTTTAATATAAATAATGGGCTATCTTCTCTGCCTTTTGCCGTCATTGGTGCGGTAGTGGGTTATCTTTTTTTATGGTTACCCTATTGGCTACTGAAATTTTTTAGGGGTATTGAGGGGATGGGATATGGCGATTTTAAATTAATGTCTGCATTGGGAGCATGGTTTGGTTTGTCCGCCATTCCTGTCTTGATCTTGCTATCTTCTTGTTTTGGTATTATGGCTTATATTGTTATTCATAAAACATCAAAAAATAAAGTAAAATATATTGCATTTGGTCCCTACATTGCTTTGTCTGGAGTGATTTATCTTCTTATAATCAGTGATTTTAAACAAATCAATTATGGATCGATTTTTTAA